A window of the Candidatus Paraluminiphilus aquimaris genome harbors these coding sequences:
- the argF gene encoding ornithine carbamoyltransferase, with protein sequence MSRIRHFLTLNDLSREELLALLKRASELKVLQRNGTAHGALTGKVMAMIFAKSSTRTRVSFEAGMTQLGGSAMFLSPNDTQMGRGEPISDTAKVISSMVDIVMIRTFAHADVELFANHSSVPVINALTDDYHPCQLLADMQTWIEHRGDVQGKTVCWLGDGNNMCQSYINAAKILGFHLKIACPEGFEPSAKLMDKAQGYATIEHDPRRASEGAHLLVTDVWASMGQEDEARMREQALSNYQLNQDLLDLADTEALYFHCLPAHRGEEITADLMDNPKSVIWDEAENRLHAQKALIEFLLS encoded by the coding sequence ATGAGCCGCATTCGTCATTTCCTCACATTGAATGATCTCTCTCGCGAAGAGCTCTTGGCATTGCTTAAGCGCGCGTCGGAACTAAAGGTTCTGCAGCGCAATGGCACGGCGCATGGCGCGTTAACCGGCAAAGTAATGGCGATGATCTTTGCAAAATCGTCTACGCGCACCCGTGTTTCATTTGAAGCGGGCATGACACAGCTGGGCGGTAGTGCCATGTTTCTGTCGCCAAATGACACGCAAATGGGGCGCGGTGAACCGATCAGTGACACGGCTAAGGTGATTTCATCGATGGTCGATATTGTCATGATCCGCACATTTGCCCACGCCGATGTTGAGCTATTTGCAAATCATTCCAGCGTTCCTGTGATCAACGCCCTCACCGACGACTATCACCCGTGTCAGCTTTTGGCAGACATGCAAACGTGGATAGAGCACCGCGGCGACGTTCAGGGGAAAACGGTTTGTTGGCTGGGGGATGGCAATAATATGTGTCAGTCCTATATCAATGCCGCCAAAATTTTGGGGTTTCACCTGAAGATCGCCTGCCCCGAGGGCTTTGAACCATCAGCCAAATTGATGGATAAGGCGCAAGGATACGCCACCATTGAGCACGACCCACGACGTGCGAGTGAAGGTGCACATTTATTGGTGACCGATGTCTGGGCTTCAATGGGTCAAGAGGACGAGGCGCGAATGCGCGAGCAAGCCTTATCGAATTATCAATTGAATCAAGACCTCTTAGATCTGGCAGACACCGAAGCGCTGTATTTTCACTGCCTGCCCGCGCATCGCGGCGAGGAGATCACAGCAGACCTCATGGATAATCCAAAATCTGTCATATGGGATGAAGCCGAAAATAGACTCCACGCACAAAAGGCATTGATCGAGTTTCTGCTGAGCTGA
- a CDS encoding aspartate aminotransferase family protein, producing MSAIMSTYGRLPVAFASGSGAELYDQNGHAFLDALSGIAVTNLGHCHPNVTRAIKEQAETLLHTSNLYGISQQERLATELTQLTGMKKVFFCNSGAEANETAIKVARRHGANQGIKDPKIVVIEGAFHGRTMGALSATGSAAIQEAFKPLLPGFIRIGRNDIEALENIAKNHRDVVAVHLEPIQGESGIWPLNTDFLKRARTLCDEHNWLLSFDEVQSGNGRCGALYVFQRLGVTPDVLATAKGLGNGLPIGACMTNERASELLIAGDHGTTYGGNPICCAAASAVINTLSAEQLWDQADIIRDAILNGLYGELHDETLVKDVRGCGLMIGIEPRTPTADIVRMALDRRILLNVAGGNTIRLLPPLVMNADQAKRVGENVADILNTLGNNPQSNS from the coding sequence ATGTCTGCCATTATGTCTACCTACGGTCGCCTGCCTGTGGCGTTCGCATCGGGATCCGGCGCTGAGCTGTACGATCAAAATGGACACGCCTTTCTCGATGCGCTGTCGGGAATCGCCGTGACCAACTTGGGGCACTGCCACCCGAATGTCACGAGGGCCATCAAAGAACAAGCCGAAACGCTCCTACACACCTCAAATTTGTATGGCATTTCACAGCAGGAAAGACTGGCCACCGAACTCACTCAGCTGACGGGCATGAAGAAAGTATTCTTTTGCAACTCGGGCGCCGAAGCGAACGAAACAGCCATCAAGGTCGCGAGACGACACGGCGCGAATCAGGGAATAAAAGATCCGAAGATTGTGGTCATAGAAGGCGCGTTTCATGGCCGAACTATGGGCGCACTGTCTGCAACCGGAAGCGCTGCGATTCAAGAGGCATTTAAGCCCCTACTCCCTGGCTTTATTCGCATCGGACGAAACGACATTGAAGCTTTGGAAAACATTGCTAAAAACCACCGGGATGTCGTCGCGGTTCACCTTGAACCTATTCAAGGGGAGAGTGGTATTTGGCCGCTTAACACCGACTTTTTAAAGCGCGCTCGCACGCTGTGTGACGAGCACAACTGGCTTCTTAGTTTCGATGAAGTGCAATCAGGTAATGGACGCTGCGGTGCGCTTTATGTCTTTCAACGCCTGGGTGTCACCCCCGATGTACTTGCAACCGCAAAAGGACTTGGCAACGGTCTCCCGATTGGCGCGTGTATGACGAACGAGCGCGCAAGCGAGTTGCTCATCGCCGGCGACCACGGAACGACCTACGGGGGCAACCCAATCTGCTGTGCCGCAGCGAGCGCTGTCATCAATACACTCAGCGCGGAGCAATTATGGGACCAGGCCGACATTATCCGAGACGCGATTTTGAATGGCCTCTATGGCGAGCTACATGACGAAACGCTAGTAAAGGACGTTCGTGGATGCGGCCTTATGATCGGCATTGAACCGCGTACGCCAACGGCCGACATCGTACGCATGGCCTTGGACAGACGGATTTTACTCAACGTCGCCGGCGGTAATACGATTCGGTTACTACCACCTTTGGTCATGAACGCGGATCAAGCCAAGCGCGTAGGTGAGAATGTCGCTGATATTCTCAATACACTGGGTAACAACCCTCAAAGCAATTCTTAG